In one Balaenoptera musculus isolate JJ_BM4_2016_0621 chromosome 2, mBalMus1.pri.v3, whole genome shotgun sequence genomic region, the following are encoded:
- the IL2RA gene encoding interleukin-2 receptor subunit alpha: MEPGLLMWGFFVFIVVPGCVTDACDEDPPSLRNATFKVLRYEVGTMINCDCKKGFRRRSPFMRCTGNSSHSAWENRCHCDSTSSPKTPGKQVTPGLKEQNEEKTTEMQSQMQPIDQANLPGHCKEPPSWEHEREPLKRIYHFMVGQTVYYQCTQGFRALQGGPTKSTCKMINGKMRWTQPKLECISERENSQFPGDEEPQESTDAPPGSETSFPLTTRMAGTTDFQTPTEVAATMDTFIFTTEYQIAVAGCILLLISILLLSGLTWQQRWKKNRRTI, from the exons ATGCTTGTGATGAAGACCCACCGAGTCTCAGAAACGCTACGTTCAAGGTCCTCAGGTACGAGGTGGGCACCATGATAAACTGTGACTGCAAGAAAGGCTTCCGCAGAAGGTCGCCCTTCATGCGCTGCACGGGAAACTCCAGCCACTCTGCCTGGGAAAACAGATGCCACTGCGACAGCACCT CCTCCCCTAAGACCCCAGGAAAACAAGTTACTCCTGGACTcaaagaacagaatgaagaaaaaaccaCAGAAATGCAGAGCCAAATGCAGCCCATAGACCAAGCTAACCTTCCAG gtcactgCAAGGAGCCTCCATCATGGGAACATGAACGTGAACCTTTGAAGAGAATTTACCATTTCATGGTGGGGCAGACAGTTTACTACCAGTGCACTCAGGGATTCAGGGCCCTACAGGGAGGCCCTACCAAGAGCACCTGCAAGATGATCAATGGGAAGATGAGGTGGACCCAGCCCAAGCTTGAGTGCATAAGTGAAAGGGAGAACAGTCAGTTTCCAG GTGATGAAGAGCCTCAGGAGAGCACAGATGCTCCCCCTGGCAGTGAAACTTCTTTTCCCTTAACAACGAGGATGGCAGGTACCACAG ATTTCCAAACACCCACAGAAGTGGCTGCGACCATGGATACGTTCATATTTACAACCGAGTATCAGATCGCAG TGGCCGGCTGCATCCTGCTACTCATCAGCATCCTCCTCCTGAGCGGCCTCACCTGGCAGCAGAGATG GAAGAAGAATAGAAGGACAATCTAG